The proteins below come from a single Argentina anserina chromosome 1, drPotAnse1.1, whole genome shotgun sequence genomic window:
- the LOC126790590 gene encoding very-long-chain (3R)-3-hydroxyacyl-CoA dehydratase PASTICCINO 2 has translation MAGSLSLLRRVYLSLYNWTVFIGWFQVLFLAVKTLRESGHEEVYNAVERPLQLAQSAAFLEILHGLVGLVRSPITATLPQISSRLFLIWGVLWSFPEVQSHMFVSSLVISWSITEIIRYSFYGLKETLGFAPSWLQWLRYSTFILLYPIGITSEVGLTYLALPHIKSSEKYCIRMPNTWNFSFDYFYAAIVAIAFYIPGSPHLYGYMLGQRKKVLSKSKAE, from the exons ATGGCGGGATCCTTGTCTCTTCTCAGAAGGGTTTACCTTTCTCTCTATAACTGGACTGTGTTCATCGGATG GTTTCAGGTGCTGTTTCTTGCTGTGAAGACACTTCGGGAATCGGGCCATGAGGAGGTTTACAATGCTGTCGAGAGGCCACTTCAGTTGGCTCAATCCGCTGCGTTTTTGGAGATTCTTCATGGCTTAGTGG GTTTGGTGAGATCTCCTATAACAGCCACACTGCCACAGATTAGTTCGAGGTTGTTTCTGATTTGGGGGGTTCTGTGGAGCTTTCCTGAG GTTCAGAGTCATATGTTTGTGAGCTCTTTGGTCATCAGCTGGTCCATCACTGAG ATTATTCGATACTCTTTCTATGGCCTGAAGGAGACTCTTGGTTTTGCACCGTCGTGGCTCCAGTGGCTCAG GTACAGCACCTTCATATTGTTGTATCCAATTGGGATCACCAGTGAAGTTGGCCTAACATATCTTGCGCTGCCACACATTAAG AGTTCCGAGAAGTATTGTATAAGGATGCCAAACACGTGGAATTTCTCTTTTGATTACTTCTATGCTGCGATTGTAGCCATAGCATTCTATATCCCAG GCAGTCCTCACTTGTACGGGTACATGCTTGGGCAGAGGAAGAAAGTTCTTTCAAAATCGAAAGCAGAATAG